From a single Paraburkholderia sp. D15 genomic region:
- a CDS encoding porin, with protein sequence MKLLKFAPLAIAGALSSAAHAQSSVTLYGLISAGVGYATNQGGKNAWQALSGTDQNPRWGLKGIEDLGGGTTAIFQLENGFNVMTGNAAQNGREFGRQAFVGLANKRYGTLTFGRQYDTVHDYVGPVIIASNGVNIGDNDNGYNDIRVQNAVKYVSPDYRGLHATAEYGFSNATGFANNNAYSFGAGYENGPLKWSVVYAQYNNPYSATNQDGAISNDYASSLLIFAKSALHPAAYASRQRIFGTGGFYTVGAAQFAALFTDVRYDYLDGSHLRLQNYNLNVNYHVTPAFILGAAYAFTDGKYDVINTSPKWHQVNLQADYFLSKRTDIALTVIAQQAAGDAQHAQIFAYAQSTGIRQMIATVGMRHVF encoded by the coding sequence GCGCTTTCCAGCGCCGCGCACGCGCAAAGCAGCGTCACGCTGTACGGCCTGATTTCGGCGGGCGTCGGCTACGCGACCAATCAGGGCGGCAAGAATGCGTGGCAGGCGCTGTCGGGCACCGACCAGAATCCGCGTTGGGGATTGAAGGGCATCGAGGATCTGGGCGGCGGCACCACCGCGATCTTCCAGCTGGAAAACGGCTTCAACGTGATGACCGGCAACGCCGCGCAGAACGGCCGCGAATTCGGCCGCCAGGCTTTCGTCGGGCTCGCGAACAAACGCTACGGCACGCTGACCTTCGGCCGCCAGTACGACACGGTGCACGACTACGTGGGCCCGGTGATCATCGCGAGCAACGGCGTGAATATCGGCGACAACGACAACGGCTATAACGACATTCGCGTGCAGAACGCGGTGAAATACGTGAGCCCGGACTATCGCGGCCTGCATGCCACCGCCGAATACGGCTTCAGCAACGCCACCGGTTTCGCCAACAACAACGCGTACAGCTTCGGCGCCGGCTATGAGAACGGTCCGCTGAAATGGAGCGTGGTGTACGCGCAGTACAACAACCCGTACAGCGCGACCAACCAGGACGGCGCGATCTCGAACGACTACGCGTCGTCGCTGCTGATCTTCGCGAAGAGCGCGCTGCATCCGGCCGCATACGCGAGCAGGCAGCGCATCTTCGGCACGGGCGGTTTCTACACGGTGGGCGCCGCGCAATTCGCCGCGCTCTTCACCGATGTCCGCTACGATTATCTCGACGGTTCGCATCTGCGCTTGCAGAACTACAACCTGAACGTGAACTACCACGTGACGCCCGCGTTCATTCTCGGCGCCGCCTACGCGTTCACCGACGGCAAATACGACGTGATCAACACGAGCCCGAAATGGCATCAGGTTAATCTGCAGGCCGACTACTTCCTGTCGAAGCGCACCGATATCGCGCTGACGGTGATCGCGCAGCAGGCCGCCGGCGACGCGCAGCACGCGCAGATCTTCGCGTATGCGCAGTCCACCGGCATCCGGCAGATGATCGCGACGGTCGGCATGCGTCACGTGTTCTGA